In Parabacteroides sp. FAFU027, the genomic window TTTTATTTAACGACACATTACTGTCCCATTAAAATCTAAAAATGGTCTTTGAAGTATTTGAAATTTAGTTGGTTATAAGCATTTCGCGAGCGAACGGACTTGAATTTTTAGTTTTGCATCAGATTAATCTGATTGCATATGTATCAAGACAAATACGTTTTTGCTCAACTGGTTTCGTTTCTGAATCGAAGTAAATTCAATCGCATTGTCACCAAATTTGATGGAGACAAAT contains:
- a CDS encoding DUF4372 domain-containing protein → MYQDKYVFAQLVSFLNRSKFNRIVTKFDGDK